The sequence GATATTTGGGTAtcaaaggaagaaaaagaagggcagaagagagaaacggcAAGCCCTTGCCCtacccctcctccactctgAACGGGAGCAGCACGCTTAGCACTCTCCAAGTAGCAGTGCATTCAGCTGCTTTTACCGCGTCCTTCCTTCGATTGTCACCACGAGTCGCACATCTTGCTTTCCCCACTTCCATTCGCCCTTTCGCAAGCAACGAAAACGAGAAGAAATGAACGGTGGGCTCCAGCCCGTGCTCCCATGGCCCGAACTCGAGTGACTTCCTTgattttctctctcctcgcaCTTCGCAACTTTTTCTTGCCTTGTGCCCAACAGACTCGTCAtacttcttttcccctctcgaTTTCTCAAGCGCACGTGTGCTCGCGCCCTCTCGGCATTTCCGTTTATTTGTTTGCTCTTAGTGGGCTTTGATTTGTGCTCCTCAGCTGCCATTCTTGGTcgcccccacctctcccgACAAATCCCTTCTCATCTCTGTTGTTATTCCTTCGTTTTCCTGTGTGttattgttgttgtttgaCTGGCTGGTCGCTCTTTGACCCTATGACAGCGATGTGCAcgcgtttttctctctctttgtacCCAGTTTCGTTGGTGCGCGCAGTCAGGCTTTCTTGTTGTatttgcctctctccgcaTCAATCTCTTTTCCTATGTCtttcgcctcccctcccctttctgcGGTGCTCTTGTTTGCTCTTCCCCGTCACTGGGGATTCCAGCAAATCAGCACAGTAAGTACctgagaagaggaagaagagagctgTTGAgggcacatacacacatgcaaCCGCAGGCACAAGTAAGAGGTACGTCGGcgcttgccccccccccccccacacacacacagaagtcCAGGCATTTATCCGATGCCTGGACTTCTCTGCTTTGGGCGGCATCAATGCTTCCGCTGGCGAGCACAAGGGGGGGGAGCTGCTTAAAGAAGAATGTCTTGTGCTGTTCCTCTTAACAGAAATGAagccctttccttcctttgCTTTCCAAAGACGGCATTCCACCCTTTGCAGCAAtgctcctctgcctcttctccctcttcccctcgctGATTTGCTCTCACGCCTGTATGTATttgagggaggaaggggaaacAGTCtatgcacagcagcgcctgcacgtggATGTGTGTTCGTGTTTAAGGTTGCCTCTGTTGTGTTTTTTATTCTTTGCCACGATGCCTTTTCGGCGTCTTTCCTAGCATTTTtatacgtgtgtgcgtgtgtgtgtggttccCTATTTCCGTCTGTGCGtattttcctccttttcgaACGTGTGTGTCCGTCGAGccgcctttcccccttctaCCGACGTGATCGTTAGAGTTTTTCCGTGTAAAGGGGGGAACGGCACGCGAAGCGGTGGTAGCGAGAGTGTGAGGCAGAGGCCGTGCGCCGATAATTGAGGCGGCGTATTGCGGTGATGCGCGGCTAGTGTTGCTGCgcgccacgcgatgggcctgtgacagGCCAGGAGTAGAGCCAAAGTTGAACTCGtgtgttgtatggcagaACGTAGGCACTctggaagagagaaggcctCCTGCTGTTGGCAATAGATCTTCTTAGTTTTCCCTCGTTCAGGTCCTGTAAGAATGTGTTTCGttcaatttttttttccgcggAGTCACTACACTGTGCGTCAGCGAAGTTGTGATTGGGTGTGGGGGAGCTACCGGGGTTTGTGGTTACGTGACATGAAATGGTTGGAGCGCGCTTGTCGTCGCCAGTGCTGTTCCTTCGTAGGTAATGGTAGGAGATTAGCATATGCGTTGGCCGTTTACACGCGTATCGATTGTCTTTCCTTGTTTGCTATGATATCCTCATGTCGTcgaaagggaaaacgaaaagTCAACTCGCCAGAAAGCGCGTGCTTGGACCGAGTGGGGGACAGCCGAGTATGTGCGTCGACAGGAACGAGACGACGAGACAATGCCGTTTTGCATCGCTTAACGCACACCTCAGCCACTGGCAGCTGAAAACAAAGTGCAATACAGAAGTTTTGGGGGGTTCTGTATAGTTTGAACACGAGACCTGGTTCGACGGTGTCAGTTCCACGGGCACGAGCGAGCGCATGTCTCCGAACTGCATCTCTTACCATCTCCCTTACTGGTTTTGCGGCCGCCACTCAATGCTCACAACAGCGGCAACGTCTCAGCGAGAACGTTGtcccctgtgtgtgtgtgtgtgttgccttTCCGCTGAAATGCCTTCAACTTTCCTAAGTGGCTTCCACCtacctctcctcctccccttcctctcgctcACGCGCCTTTTtgccccctttccctcgccACCTGCAGCGTACCTCAGTCTTGCCCATTCTCTGGGTTTCTGTTGGGCTCACTTCGGGGCTGTTGGGGTCGGGTATCCTGAGCCGCCTACAATGTCCGCAGAATCTCAGCGTGTCGTGTATGGCGCGACGTTCGACATCCCATACGCCATCGGCAGTGTATCTGTTCCACTCGACGCTCTTGCGGCATCATCGCCGCCACGAGTAGTGCCACAGGAAGTGAACAAGGCCGGCCCGtccccatcctcctcgtgcCGTCGCGGTTTGAGCTCGGGCAACATCAGCTCCGTGCGTCGATGTACGCATCACCGGTACTGCTACGTCCGCGATGGGGGTGATCTCTCGCAGGACGCCTTCTATCGGTGgttggagcagcagcagcagaagcaccGGGAAGGCGTCCATGCAAGTAGCACGAGCAGTCCTCCGAATGAGGACCCCGGAAGACCATTGACTCCTACGATGGGCATAACATCCACGAATGCAACCTCCTCAGCATTGCCTGATGCGCCAACAAGTCCCTCGCTCTTTTACGCATCCGTGAAGTGCGTCGTGTTTGTGCTCCCCAACAgctttccccacccccgccgtGTTCTTCGGCACCCCCCTTTCATCATCGAGGACGATACGTGGGCGGAGCACCTTGTGGAGGTACAACTGCACTTCTGGCCGCACCTCAAGATCCCGCCCGCCACGGTCGTGCACCAGGCACTGCTAGAGCGTCGTCTTTCGCTTGGGCCCTCGACTCAGCCGAGTGGTGctgtctctgctgctgcgccggcagAAGATGTACGTGAGGTGTGGGTACCACAGCTGCTGGCGAGCACCTATGGCAAGCCGAAGTTGCTATCGGTAGCCACAAACGTGACAGTGCGTGTGCCGACCCATCATGCAACAGCGACTGCACCAGACACGACCAAGGCTGCCAGTCGCATGGTTGTCGTTGCTGAGAAGGTCGACACACTTCATCTGTATCACCCTTCTCTCGACGTGGTTCGGCACATTCGAGCAGTGCTCGCCATGTCGCGCCTGCCCGttctggaggcgctgcgcgaggccTTTGACGCAGCCTACTCGACGCCTCCTCCCATGAATGCGAATGGCAGCAGTCACAGCGCGACGTCTTCTACACTCACTGACGTGGAGGTGACGCCGGGGGTAGCAGTGGACACATCGCTTTCAACGCCGTTCGCGCACTCGTGGTCGCTCCCGTTTGAGGATACTATTGCCGAGTACGCCGAGCAGCGCGCGTCAAcgtcggtggcggtgcttcAAGCGGTATTGGAGAAGCTGAAGCGTGAGCGgcaggagatggagaagTCTTGCGAGGGGTCCATGGAGCAGATTGTGGAgctcgccaccgtcgcacTCCCTACCCAACTGCAGCGGGTACACACGCGGTGTATGAAGCTCTACAGGAAGGAGTAAGTTAACTGCCTTGTAGGTCGCGCATCTttgcttctccttcacctctctctctggcttGGATGGGATGGAGTAATCTAGAAATACTCCTCAGCTGACCCAATGCGGGCTAGGCATCTCGACCTATTTTGCGTGGGTTCACCTGGCTAAaggcttgtgtgtgtgtgtgtgtgtgtgtgtgtgtgtgtgtgtaccacAGCGACGTCGACCAGTCGTCCCTTTTTGCCATCTCTCCTTTTCATTTCTCGCCCGTTATTCCGTCCCGTGGGACGGCTGCCTGCTTACGAGCGCATCCTAAGCAAAACAGATCATCAAAGACAGAGCGGGCAAGGTCATTTTTCCTCGCGTGCGCTCTACGCCTCCTATCGATACACGTGCGTCGGCCGTCATGCGCATGAAAAGTGGTGTGGCATGATGTAGGTGAGAGCGAAAACATATGCTTGTACGTTGGAAatagaaagagagcagcgccacgaGACAGGACACAAACAGCGGGAACAGCTGTCTGTGTGGAATGGCGCTGTGAAATGGGTAGACCTTCATGGCGTTGTCTGCTCGTTGTCCCGTTTTGGTTTTTGTTGTCGTTTGAAACAACTCCTCACCCTCCGATCTCTGCCATCACGCACGTAAACTCACCCTCTTCCacttcccttccttcccccaccacccacccactcccaTACTTATTCCTGACCTGTCCCTTGCTCTCCCCTGCTGGCATCACATCACCCTcatccacgcacacatatATGCACATATACTCACACATATGTGATGTCAAAATAGTTTGCTGCATGTTACGCtaccctctttctctctctcgagccTGTTCTTTCGCCCCTGCCTTCCATCACCAATAGTCACATTGATCtgtatctctctctctatataCTAGCCGTGACTCTTCcccttgtgtgtgcgccccCCTCTGCACGTACTGTTGTGGTGTGCTTGTTTGGCCCAGCACCAaccaaccccccccctcttttttctgtTATTGtgattctctctcttctcgtaGTGTGCATTCATTCGAATTTCATCATTTTTTTCGCTTGCtagcccccctccctccctccctccctccctccctctctcccctctgtcCTAACATCGtgtgcccgtgtgtgtgtgtgtgtgtgtgtgtgtgtgtgtgtgtcccgCCGGCTTTTTTGGTCATCTGCGCCAACACCAGCGGTGAGAAGAAGTGCAAACAGGGCACACTTCACTCCCTTCTTAAGCACagacaaacaaacacacacgcccacccagcaagagagagagaacacgcGCAGCCACTCCAGGAAAACAGGCAGTCATAAAAAAGCACCTCAGCAAGCTGCACTTTACATGCACAAACAAAAAGGCATGAGAagcaaacaacaacaacaaataaaaaagaaaacgcaACAGTCAaacagcaaaggaaaaaaaaaggaaatcCTTCATTGATCTCATTGGAGTCATCTACAGGGTGTGCCTGCGCCCTCCctatttctctctccccgcgcTCACCTTTCATAGAATTGTTCCATTATTAGcgcttctttctttcttttcctcgtcTTGGGCCGCGTTTGCTTCCTCGCTCCCTGTCGTTTGAGACTCCTTTGGGTCTCGGTTGTCGTGGCTGtttcttttgttgttgttggtaCAACTTCATCAGTgtcattttttttcctctcagCCTTTCTTCTCATTACGTTGCTGACGCACTTGAACGAACCGGAGCGCTTAATCCGTCCTCTCTTGATTGTCTTGTAGTCTCTTGTTGTCTCCCCTCTTGCTCTAGTGGGTGCTGCTCCACCTTTCTAACTTTGCCGTGTAATTTTAGTGCTTACTTCTGAGCTTCCTcaccctccttccctttcttcgTCTGAGAGTCGTTTCTTTTcgcttgctcttcttctcccttctcctcactCTCACCCCACACACTTCCGCTCCTCTCTGTTTTACTCAGCAAAGCTGCGCCTGTctacctcccccctcccctgttgACCCGCCTCCTCAACTATCATtttgcgtttcttttttggggggatagagagagagggaggcgttTGCCTATCGAATAGCCGAGCAAAAACGAAAACCGGCAAACGAGGCAGGAGGAGAACAACGTGAAGCGCTGAAGCGAAAGCCACGGATTGCGCTACCgttgctgcgccaccaccgtttCTGCGGTTGTCGTTGCCCCACTTTCGTCTCGTTCGGGTCCCgcctgccctcccctcctttctcccaCGCTACAGCCAGACGCACTGGCGCAGACGGAAACATACAATATTTACTTTCACCTCGTGTGGTGGTAGTGGGGGGAAGGGACTGGGGTCTTCgacctcgctgctgcggctggtgTCTCCTTATTGCGCACTCTCATTTTTTGATTCTCATTTTCAGGTTCGTGTGAGGGGGGCCGTTTGTTctcctttgttgttgttgttcggCCCCCAACACGTGCCGCTTGTCGCACGCGCGAGCTTTTACGGCCTCCGCCTCTGGCCTCCCTGTGGTTGTGCCCCTTTTTCTCATTCTCTTTTTTTCACTTGCACATCTCCTGCTTTGCATAATCGCTTGCCCCAGAAGAGCCTTTCGTTGGCGACTCTAGACGATGAACAAGCCTCTGAACGCGTTGGTGGTGTGCGGCCCATCTGGTGTAGGCAAGGGAACCCTACTGGGCCGCCTTATCCGTGAGTACCCCAACCGCTTCGCCTACTCGGTGTCGCACACAACTCGTAAACCACGTCAGGGAGAGGTAGATGGCCGTGAGTATCACTTCATAGACTGTGAGAGCATCCTCAAGATGCGCGACAACAACGAGTTCCTCGAACTGTGCGACGTGCACGGTAACCTCTACGGCAcgagcgtcgccgccgtgcaCGCCGTACAGCAGGAGGGGAAGGTGTGCATCATCGAGATAGATGTGAAGGGGGCACAGAAACTGTTCGACCGCACCGACAAGGCGCTGAACGCCGTGTACTTCTTCATAACGGCTCCAAAGgaagagctgcgcaagcgcaTCATGAAGCGTGGCGCCGATAATgaggcgatgctgcagcggcgtctTGAGACAGCCGAGTCAGAGTACAAGTTTCTCGAGGAGAATCCCGACTTCTTCTCCGTGCTGCTGGTGAATgatgagctggaggcggcgtACGCTGGTCTCTTGGCCGCCATCAATGACCAGCTGAGGAAGCACAACATGGAGAAACTGACTGCCTAGAGGTGGAGTAACTTCCCCAACAGCCAGGTGGTGTGCGTCAGCGTCTCTTAAAAGGTGGTAGTGTAACGGTGGAGACAACGGAAAGACAAGCAGTGCAAAAGGGCAGGAGACgaaaccaaaaaaaaaaatgaagtGACCAGTGAAGAAGTACGCTACACGAACATTCGAGAAAGACGTTACGTCTGTGCTCGTttagggaggggggtatcACAGCGTCGGTGGGGCTGAAAGAAGAAGGCTGAATCCCGTCCCCTCACGAGACCACAAGAGAAGCTCTGGTGGTGCAGGAAAATTCAAGAGTCGCGAATGCGCGAGACGGGGAAGTGCATCGTTTCCTACAGGATGATCCAATGGAAAGGAAGACACACAAGAAGACGCGTTGGCGCCGTCGACTACCATACGGAGTCGAATACCTCGGCCGCCCTTTCCGGCGATTGgtacccacacacgcccatTTCTGATCACTTTTGTTATCGATGGAAGCAGGGCGACTGTGTGGGGGCAAAGAGGCGGAACGGCTTGGGTTGCACATTGTCGGTGTGGCGATGGTGAAGCCActatttttttgttttttttttttttcgtttcacTCAAGTTCCACTGTATCTTGGGCTACCGCTTTTCCCTTtaaggggaaagagaggaaggaagggggaaggtggtggcgcttctctggtgcgctcttcttctctgttgCACTCGTTTGAGGCTCGGtcacactcccccccccccgcccccaaAAGTCCTTTTCTGtgtttttttgttctctgctgctctgtTCGCGAAAACATACGTCTTGCTGGATGTCGTTATGAGTGTGTATAAGTGTCATCAATCACGTCTTACTCGttttcccctccctgtcACTTTGAGTGGCACGCAGCTCTCCATCTCACCAGCGCGGCACCCTGAATAACGTGCCTTTCTAAAGCAACACGTGAAAGTCACTTCAAAGCGGCGCAACAGTTAATAGAGTTGTACAGCGTCACGTTT comes from Leishmania braziliensis MHOM/BR/75/M2904 complete genome, chromosome 33 and encodes:
- a CDS encoding putative guanylate kinase, whose translation is MNKPLNALVVCGPSGVGKGTLLGRLIREYPNRFAYSVSHTTRKPRQGEVDGREYHFIDCESILKMRDNNEFLELCDVHGNLYGTSVAAVHAVQQEGKVCIIEIDVKGAQKLFDRTDKALNAVYFFITAPKEELRKRIMKRGADNEAMLQRRLETAESEYKFLEENPDFFSVLLVNDELEAAYAGLLAAINDQLRKHNMEKLTA